The Equus caballus isolate H_3958 breed thoroughbred chromosome 22, TB-T2T, whole genome shotgun sequence genome window below encodes:
- the PCNA gene encoding proliferating cell nuclear antigen — protein MFEARLVQGSILKKVLEALKDLINEACWDISSSGVNLQSMDSSHVSLVQLTLRSEGFDTYRCDRNLAMGVNLTSMSKILKCAGNEDIITLRAEDNADTLALVFEAPNQEKVSDYEMKLMDLDVEQLGIPEQEYSCVVKMPSGEFARICRDLSHIGDAVVISCAKDGVKFSASGELGNGNIKLSQTSNVDKEEEAVTIEMNEPVQLTFALRYLNFFTKATPLSPTVTLSMSADVPLVVEYKIADMGHLKYYLAPKIEDEDAS, from the exons ATGTTCGAGGCGCGCCTGGTTCAGGGCTCCATCCTGAAGAAGGTGCTGGAGGCCCTTAAGGACCTCATCAACGAGGCCTGCTGGGACATCAGCTCGAGCGGCGTGAACCTGCAGAGCATGGACTCGTCCCACGTCTCCTTGGTGCAGCTCACCCTGCGCTCGGAGGGCTTCGACACGTACCGCTGCGACCGCAACCTGGCCATGGGCGTGAACCTCACCAG TATGTCCAAAATACTAAAATGTGCTGGCAATGAAGACATCATTACCCTAAGGGCTGAAGATAACGCGGACACCTTGGCACTAGTATTTGAAGCTCCAA aTCAAGAAAAGGTTTCAGACTATGAAATGAAGTTGATGGATTTAGATGTTGAACAACTTGGAATTCCA gaACAAGAGTATAGCTGTGTAGTAAAGATGCCTTCTGGCGAATTTGCACGTATATGCCGAGATCTCAGTCATATTGGAGATGCTGTTGTAATTTCCTGTGCAAAAGACGGAGTGAAATTTTCTGCAAGTGGAGAACttggaaatggaaatattaagTTGTCACAAACAAGTAATGTTGATAAAGAGGAGGAAGCT GTTACCATAGAGATGAATGAGCCAGTTCAGCTAACTTTTGCACTGAGGTACCTGAACTTCTTTACAAAAGCCACTCCACTGTCTCCTACAGTAACACTCAGTATGTCTGCAGATGTACCCCTTG TTGTAGAGTATAAAATTGCTGATATGGGACATTTAAAGTACTATTTGGCTCCCAAGATCGAGGATGAGGACGCATCCTAG